From the Blastocatellia bacterium genome, one window contains:
- a CDS encoding SH3 domain-containing protein produces MPTQAIGKTKDKLKLRLTPGRDTEVATVLAAGTKLEIVGRTRVERKDENDQEKKYDSWYKVRLTDNPVIKAGWVYAESIEITPPDLILALPGAGRRFVAWHSFGEFTDPELNVTQNNYIILDKYAYSKESQIDFDRIYVVAWDLETHGYKSILIQSQVDGLYPLKVESQSDGYLFTVNLLDKQSKPVAIRYKITGDATTNTWKAAKEAEAKPITKPVVKPKK; encoded by the coding sequence ATTCCTACACAAGCTATTGGCAAAACTAAAGATAAACTTAAACTGCGTCTTACACCGGGCCGCGACACTGAAGTAGCTACTGTTTTAGCAGCAGGAACAAAATTAGAAATTGTTGGTAGAACCCGTGTTGAGCGCAAAGATGAGAATGATCAAGAAAAAAAATATGATAGTTGGTATAAAGTCCGTTTAACTGATAATCCTGTAATAAAAGCTGGTTGGGTTTATGCTGAATCAATAGAAATTACTCCACCAGATTTAATTTTAGCTTTACCTGGTGCAGGTCGCCGCTTTGTTGCTTGGCACTCCTTTGGTGAGTTTACCGATCCAGAATTAAATGTTACTCAAAATAATTATATTATTTTAGATAAATATGCTTATAGTAAAGAATCACAAATAGATTTTGATCGAATTTATGTTGTAGCCTGGGATTTAGAAACTCATGGTTATAAATCTATATTAATTCAATCCCAAGTAGATGGCCTCTATCCTCTTAAAGTTGAATCTCAGTCAGATGGATATCTTTTTACAGTAAATTTACTAGATAAACAATCTAAACCTGTTGCTATACGTTATAAAATAACTGGTGATGCAACTACTAATACTTGGAAAGCGGCTAAAGAAGCAGAAGCTAAACCTATAACTAAACCTGTAGTCAAGCCTAAAAAATAA
- a CDS encoding Zn-dependent hydrolase yields the protein MRKLLLCFWAVCLMISFFSVKASESKGLSHTELKILLAKYAPVPLQASIKALPVSEKKALEKMVEAARALDLLYWKQRSKHGLDLLASLEKSNSELEKDQLHYLKINYGPYDKSDGDKAFIGTKSMPSGATFYPEDLTKEEFERYLDKHPEVKEDFQKINTIIKREGDKLVAVPFEEIFHLELTKTANALREASRLTRNVAFKKYLDLRADALLSGTFRNSDFAWIDVRDGFLDIVIGPIEVYDDSLLGLKASYEAMVLVRDVAASEKLKVFEQKMDNLQQNLPVTTDLQPKEKPTATPISIFDVAYAAGASNVGVKTVAASLPNDEVVIKEKGAKKLFYKNIMLAKYEKILLPIAEEMVDPKLLPFITDEAFFNNVLGHELAHTLGLKFVRKEGKDTETAIRIALKDTYSSIEEAKADIVGIYAVSYLTKKGVLTPQQEKQSFATYLAGTFRSIRFGSGDDHARANIIQFNYLRERGAITYDEKTGLFGLDFDKFRASIRSLSEFLLTVEGRGDYESARQTLDRQGRLDKATEDNLKRLDKIPVDIEFIFK from the coding sequence ATGAGAAAATTATTACTTTGCTTTTGGGCAGTTTGTTTGATGATTAGCTTTTTTAGTGTAAAAGCAAGTGAAAGTAAAGGACTCTCTCATACAGAGCTAAAAATTTTACTGGCTAAATATGCTCCTGTCCCTTTACAAGCAAGCATTAAAGCTTTACCTGTTTCTGAAAAAAAAGCTTTAGAAAAAATGGTTGAAGCAGCACGTGCTTTAGACCTTCTTTATTGGAAACAACGCTCTAAGCATGGACTAGATTTACTAGCTAGCTTAGAAAAGTCTAACAGTGAGCTAGAGAAAGACCAATTACATTACTTAAAAATTAATTATGGCCCTTATGATAAAAGTGATGGAGATAAAGCATTTATTGGCACAAAAAGCATGCCTAGTGGAGCTACTTTTTATCCAGAAGATTTAACAAAAGAAGAGTTTGAACGCTATTTAGACAAACACCCAGAAGTTAAAGAAGATTTTCAAAAAATCAACACCATTATTAAACGTGAAGGTGATAAGTTGGTAGCCGTTCCTTTTGAGGAGATCTTTCACTTAGAACTAACTAAAACGGCTAACGCATTACGTGAAGCTAGCAGATTAACCAGAAATGTAGCATTTAAGAAGTATTTAGATCTACGAGCAGATGCTTTGCTTTCAGGAACTTTTCGTAATAGTGATTTTGCTTGGATTGATGTTAGAGATGGATTTTTAGATATTGTTATCGGGCCAATTGAAGTTTATGACGATAGTCTTTTGGGGTTAAAGGCTTCTTATGAAGCTATGGTTTTAGTTCGAGATGTTGCAGCAAGTGAGAAATTAAAAGTTTTTGAACAAAAAATGGATAATTTACAGCAAAATTTACCTGTGACAACCGATCTACAACCAAAAGAAAAACCTACAGCTACACCAATTAGTATTTTTGATGTTGCTTATGCTGCTGGGGCAAGTAATGTTGGAGTTAAGACTGTTGCTGCATCGCTACCAAATGATGAAGTAGTAATCAAAGAAAAGGGTGCAAAAAAACTTTTTTATAAAAATATAATGCTTGCAAAGTATGAAAAAATTCTGCTTCCTATTGCTGAAGAAATGGTTGACCCTAAATTGCTTCCTTTTATTACTGATGAAGCTTTCTTTAACAATGTTTTAGGACATGAATTAGCCCATACTTTAGGCTTAAAATTTGTTCGTAAAGAAGGAAAAGATACAGAAACAGCTATCCGAATAGCATTAAAAGATACCTATTCATCAATTGAAGAAGCAAAAGCAGATATTGTTGGTATTTATGCTGTTAGTTATTTGACTAAAAAAGGTGTTTTAACTCCACAACAGGAAAAACAATCTTTTGCAACTTATTTAGCTGGTACATTTAGATCTATTAGGTTTGGATCAGGCGATGATCATGCACGCGCTAATATTATTCAATTCAACTATTTGCGAGAACGAGGAGCAATTACTTATGATGAAAAAACAGGTCTTTTTGGGCTAGATTTTGATAAATTCCGAGCCTCAATAAGATCTTTATCAGAGTTTTTACTTACTGTTGAAGGACGTGGTGACTATGAATCTGCTCGCCAAACTTTAGATAGACAAGGGAGATTAGATAAAGCAACAGAAGATAACTTAAAAAGACTAGATAAAATACCTGTAGATATAGAATTTATTTTTAAGTAA
- a CDS encoding 30S ribosomal protein S18 yields MAVPKKYIRKRKVCHFCSDRVDYIDYKDEKLLRQYTPERGKILPRRISGVCSIHQRKLMEAVKRARNIAILPYTTL; encoded by the coding sequence ATGGCTGTACCAAAAAAATATATTAGAAAGCGTAAAGTTTGTCATTTCTGTTCTGATCGAGTTGATTATATTGATTACAAAGATGAAAAGCTTTTAAGACAATATACTCCTGAACGTGGAAAAATTTTACCTCGTCGCATTTCTGGCGTTTGTTCAATTCATCAACGTAAATTAATGGAAGCTGTCAAACGCGCACGTAACATCGCAATTCTGCCCTACACTACTCTGTAA
- a CDS encoding DUF721 domain-containing protein, with the protein MDAIIKLIPSMIKQANYSEEICESASFVAWRLVTGHSITQVTTPKKLIRKTLLIAVVDQTWKKELEKMSSQLLFQINTILGFPLITGFDFYIAPTEIKPKKINKSKLLQKDIPVDPVVLEGARKITDPSLQERFLNVAGKYLQAQKERNKQLEERKNYFLD; encoded by the coding sequence ATGGATGCAATTATTAAACTAATTCCTTCAATGATAAAACAAGCAAATTATAGTGAAGAAATTTGTGAAAGTGCTAGTTTTGTTGCTTGGCGACTAGTTACAGGACATTCAATTACTCAAGTAACAACCCCAAAAAAGTTAATAAGAAAAACCTTACTTATAGCTGTTGTTGACCAAACATGGAAAAAAGAACTAGAAAAAATGTCTAGCCAACTACTTTTTCAAATTAATACTATTTTAGGTTTTCCTTTAATAACGGGATTTGACTTTTATATTGCTCCTACAGAAATAAAACCTAAGAAAATAAATAAATCTAAACTTCTGCAAAAAGACATTCCTGTTGATCCAGTTGTACTAGAAGGAGCAAGAAAAATTACTGATCCATCTTTGCAAGAACGCTTTCTTAATGTTGCTGGAAAATATTTACAAGCTCAAAAAGAACGAAATAAACAACTGGAAGAACGAAAAAATTATTTCCTTGATTAA
- a CDS encoding N-acetylmuramoyl-L-alanine amidase: MKSRYRFITFFMVIVLLLTLNSSPGFKAQQNNNTISLTKKLIKQADLANEKLHNRPISERIETEYLTIIELYRQALVVDTEKLQGDEALLAMAQISEEAAYYLRKPRYYYNAASYYRQLIDTYIQSPHKARALIRMAKILENPPFDPQLAINAYSDVIKIFPNSVSAREANANISRLIDNLKATGANLQIANIASLESNLERQITGIRAFTGADYSRIVIDLSAPVTYEKALMNSKFLSVQVHEVKVLPKLLDQQLEIEKEGLLKDFQITEFEKKVRIDIKFDKIEDYAIFTLNNPDRLMIDLRGKAKPTLVDTSLSLSDKGLPTLDEKPTQAGLSLMRALGLKVKRIVIDAGHGGHDTGALGPNGLQEKDLVLDVALRLQKLIKQQLPEIDIVMTRNKDEFISLEERTAIANSQTADLFISIHANSGQSLEASGIETYYLSIKASKEELEVAARENASTARNAHDLQALLQKIVLEDKILESKDFAHVVQQSLVTGLRKIDKMAGLDRGVKKAPFIVLVGANMPSVLSEISFVSNPQQAKLLQTEGFRQNIAQALFNGVNNYVDTLKKGNNLTVATK; encoded by the coding sequence GTGAAATCACGCTACCGGTTTATTACTTTTTTTATGGTAATAGTCTTGCTGTTAACTCTTAACAGTAGCCCAGGTTTTAAGGCACAACAAAATAACAACACTATTTCTTTAACCAAAAAGCTTATTAAACAAGCTGACCTTGCTAACGAAAAATTACATAACCGCCCAATATCAGAACGTATTGAAACAGAATATTTAACTATTATTGAACTTTATCGTCAGGCATTAGTAGTGGACACAGAAAAACTTCAAGGTGATGAAGCCTTACTAGCAATGGCACAAATCTCTGAAGAAGCTGCATACTATTTACGTAAGCCACGTTATTACTATAATGCAGCTAGCTATTATCGTCAGCTTATAGATACTTATATACAAAGTCCACATAAAGCACGGGCATTGATTCGGATGGCAAAAATTTTAGAAAACCCTCCTTTTGATCCTCAGTTAGCCATAAATGCTTATTCAGATGTAATAAAAATTTTCCCTAATTCTGTAAGCGCGAGAGAAGCTAATGCTAATATTTCTCGATTGATTGATAACTTAAAAGCTACAGGAGCAAACTTGCAAATAGCAAATATTGCAAGCCTTGAAAGCAATCTTGAAAGGCAAATTACAGGAATACGCGCTTTTACAGGTGCAGATTATAGCCGCATTGTTATAGATTTATCTGCTCCTGTAACTTATGAAAAAGCACTAATGAATAGCAAGTTTCTTAGTGTTCAAGTCCATGAAGTTAAAGTGTTACCCAAATTATTAGATCAGCAACTAGAGATAGAAAAAGAAGGATTGCTAAAGGATTTTCAAATTACTGAATTTGAAAAAAAAGTACGTATTGACATAAAGTTTGACAAAATAGAAGACTATGCCATCTTTACCTTAAATAATCCTGATCGACTAATGATTGATCTTAGAGGTAAAGCTAAACCCACATTAGTTGATACTAGCTTATCTTTGTCTGATAAAGGATTGCCAACACTTGATGAAAAACCAACTCAAGCAGGGCTATCTTTGATGCGTGCTTTAGGGTTAAAAGTAAAACGTATTGTTATTGATGCAGGGCATGGTGGGCATGACACAGGTGCTTTAGGGCCAAATGGCTTACAGGAAAAAGATTTAGTTTTGGATGTAGCTTTACGTTTGCAAAAATTGATTAAGCAACAATTACCAGAAATTGACATTGTGATGACTAGAAATAAAGATGAATTTATTTCTTTAGAAGAAAGAACTGCAATTGCTAATTCTCAAACAGCAGACCTTTTTATCTCAATTCATGCTAATTCTGGTCAATCACTGGAAGCAAGCGGAATTGAGACATATTATTTAAGTATTAAAGCTAGTAAAGAAGAATTAGAAGTTGCTGCAAGAGAAAATGCTTCTACTGCAAGAAATGCTCATGACCTTCAAGCTTTATTACAAAAAATAGTTTTAGAAGACAAAATATTAGAATCAAAAGACTTTGCTCATGTAGTGCAACAAAGTTTAGTGACAGGTTTAAGGAAAATTGACAAAATGGCAGGGCTAGATCGTGGAGTGAAAAAAGCACCTTTTATAGTTTTAGTAGGTGCAAATATGCCTAGTGTCCTATCAGAAATTTCTTTTGTTAGTAATCCACAGCAAGCTAAACTACTTCAAACAGAAGGTTTTCGTCAAAATATTGCACAAGCTTTATTTAATGGTGTTAATAACTATGTTGACACCTTAAAAAAGGGTAATAACCTTACAGTTGCAACAAAATAA
- a CDS encoding ribose-phosphate pyrophosphokinase translates to MGGLLVFSGNANKPLAEEICRHLKIHLGEANTSRFSDGEFNFQILQNVRGMDVFIVQPTCPPVDANVMELLIMLDALRRSSADRITAVIPYYGYGRKDRKDKPRVPISAKLVANLIVAAGANRVLTMDLHAGQIQGFFDIPVDHLFASPVFVDYFLKKQIPNLIVVSPDTGGAERARAYAKRLNTDLALADKRREKDRANVVEVMNIVGDVRGRNTLIIDDMVDTAGSLTQVAAALKQAGAEDIYACCSHAILSGPALKRLEASPIKELVVTNSVPLGAVLESSKITCLSIAKLLAEGIKSIHDETSISKFFI, encoded by the coding sequence GTGGGTGGCCTACTGGTCTTTTCCGGCAATGCAAATAAACCTTTGGCAGAGGAAATCTGTCGTCATCTTAAGATCCATCTTGGGGAAGCAAATACGTCTCGCTTTAGTGATGGAGAATTTAATTTTCAAATCCTGCAAAATGTTCGTGGTATGGATGTTTTTATTGTCCAACCTACTTGTCCCCCAGTAGATGCTAATGTGATGGAACTGCTTATTATGTTGGATGCGTTAAGACGTTCTTCAGCAGATCGAATTACAGCAGTTATTCCCTATTATGGTTATGGGCGTAAGGATAGAAAAGATAAGCCTAGAGTACCAATTTCAGCTAAATTAGTAGCAAATTTAATTGTAGCGGCTGGAGCTAACCGAGTTTTAACAATGGATTTACATGCAGGCCAAATTCAAGGCTTTTTTGATATTCCTGTAGACCATTTGTTTGCTTCACCTGTTTTTGTTGATTATTTTTTGAAAAAGCAAATCCCTAACCTAATAGTTGTATCTCCTGATACTGGTGGGGCCGAGCGTGCGCGTGCTTATGCAAAACGTCTTAATACGGATTTAGCCTTAGCAGATAAAAGACGTGAAAAAGACCGTGCTAATGTAGTGGAAGTAATGAATATAGTTGGTGATGTACGCGGTCGTAATACATTAATTATTGATGATATGGTAGATACGGCTGGTTCATTAACTCAAGTAGCAGCAGCACTTAAACAAGCTGGAGCAGAGGATATTTATGCGTGTTGCTCACATGCAATATTATCTGGCCCAGCACTAAAACGTCTGGAAGCTTCACCAATAAAAGAGCTTGTTGTCACCAACTCTGTTCCTTTAGGTGCTGTTTTAGAGTCGTCTAAAATTACTTGTTTAAGCATAGCAAAACTTTTAGCAGAAGGAATTAAATCAATTCATGATGAAACTTCCATAAGTAAGTTTTTTATTTAA
- a CDS encoding serine/threonine protein kinase: protein MKECPTCRTCYEDELLCCPKDSQDLSNSLPWPLVIDNKYRLNSLISRGGMSAVYHATQIELARSVAIKILLPTMMVDQSAPKRLRREALASSRIDHPNVVTVYDYGTLPCNAGYLVMKLLKGNSLSRELRLQKVFSFERILNITFQICSAIELAHQLGVVHCDLKPENIILEDSDFVQILDFGIAKLSEQLVGITLSGIILGTPLYMSPEQFESREVDFRTDIYSIGIMLYEMLTGQVPFNGGTPSAIARQHLLKPVPSLKELRSDITPKLEKCVLTSLAKSCEMRQQSASQLIDELKDAAQELAFLGKLDLDTLPQISRKTQKFKLRTFVDENILETPTLWQKTNPPINVTESFSQKKDRRRNSLKYRTVAR from the coding sequence ATGAAAGAATGTCCAACATGCCGTACTTGCTATGAGGATGAGTTATTATGCTGTCCCAAAGATAGCCAGGATTTATCTAACTCGCTACCATGGCCCTTGGTAATAGACAATAAATATCGTCTTAACTCCCTAATTAGTCGGGGGGGAATGAGTGCTGTTTATCATGCTACACAAATAGAGCTTGCTAGATCGGTAGCAATTAAAATCCTGCTTCCTACAATGATGGTTGATCAATCCGCACCAAAACGCCTTCGCCGTGAGGCTTTAGCCTCTTCACGTATAGACCACCCTAATGTTGTTACTGTTTATGATTACGGTACATTACCATGTAATGCTGGCTATTTGGTAATGAAATTATTAAAAGGTAATTCATTAAGTAGAGAGTTGAGATTACAAAAAGTTTTTTCTTTTGAACGAATACTTAACATTACATTTCAAATTTGTTCAGCTATTGAGCTTGCCCATCAATTAGGTGTAGTACATTGCGACTTAAAACCAGAAAACATTATTTTGGAAGACTCAGACTTTGTACAAATACTTGATTTTGGTATTGCTAAACTAAGCGAGCAATTAGTAGGTATTACATTATCAGGAATTATTTTAGGCACTCCTCTTTATATGTCTCCAGAACAGTTTGAAAGCAGAGAAGTTGATTTTCGTACAGATATATACTCTATAGGGATTATGCTATATGAAATGTTAACAGGGCAAGTTCCTTTTAATGGTGGAACACCATCAGCTATAGCTAGACAACATTTATTAAAACCTGTTCCTTCTCTAAAAGAGTTACGGTCAGATATTACACCAAAATTAGAAAAATGTGTTTTAACATCCTTAGCCAAATCTTGTGAAATGCGCCAACAGTCGGCTTCACAGCTTATAGATGAACTTAAAGATGCAGCACAGGAATTAGCTTTTCTTGGAAAATTAGACCTAGATACATTGCCTCAAATAAGTCGTAAGACTCAAAAATTTAAACTTCGCACTTTTGTAGATGAAAATATTTTAGAAACTCCAACACTTTGGCAAAAAACAAATCCTCCAATTAATGTTACAGAATCATTTTCCCAAAAAAAAGACAGAAGAAGGAATAGCCTTAAATACAGAACAGTGGCAAGATAG
- a CDS encoding response regulator, with translation MLQNHFPKKKTEEGIALNTEQWQDRLLETSENTSLHDHTVLIVDDELGILLLLQEIVENMGCHTMTAKDGRIALNLIKQTRPDLIISDIMMPDIDGYKLYDILQADPELSKIPLIFLTARTQRQDKLQALAKGVEDYWTKPFDVTEVELRLKHILKRISRIKLLENK, from the coding sequence ATGTTACAGAATCATTTTCCCAAAAAAAAGACAGAAGAAGGAATAGCCTTAAATACAGAACAGTGGCAAGATAGGCTTCTAGAAACTAGTGAAAATACTAGTTTACATGACCATACAGTTTTAATTGTTGATGATGAATTAGGGATTTTGTTATTACTACAAGAAATTGTAGAAAATATGGGTTGTCATACAATGACAGCTAAAGATGGGCGCATAGCATTAAATTTAATCAAGCAAACCCGTCCAGATTTAATAATCTCTGACATTATGATGCCTGATATTGATGGATATAAACTTTACGATATTTTACAAGCAGACCCAGAATTAAGTAAAATACCTTTAATTTTTCTTACAGCGCGTACTCAAAGACAAGATAAATTACAAGCTTTAGCCAAAGGTGTAGAAGATTATTGGACAAAACCTTTTGATGTAACTGAAGTAGAGTTAAGGCTAAAGCATATCTTAAAAAGAATTAGCAGGATAAAACTGCTGGAGAATAAATAA
- a CDS encoding aminoacyl-tRNA hydrolase, with translation MRFRPNGSAGGHNGVKSIIAEIHTNVFPRLRLGIKSSEPIRDLADFVLSVFEKSEVDLVNQMLERAEEAVMFWLKEGNDKTLAFANRDTVS, from the coding sequence ATAAGGTTTAGACCTAATGGTTCGGCAGGTGGGCATAATGGAGTAAAATCTATTATTGCAGAAATCCACACAAATGTTTTCCCAAGACTGCGTTTAGGAATAAAATCTAGCGAACCTATTAGAGATTTAGCAGATTTTGTTTTGTCGGTCTTTGAAAAAAGTGAAGTTGATTTGGTTAACCAAATGCTAGAACGTGCAGAAGAAGCTGTAATGTTTTGGCTAAAAGAAGGTAATGATAAAACCTTGGCATTTGCTAACCGAGATACTGTTTCTTAA
- a CDS encoding peptidyl-tRNA hydrolase encodes MLIVGLGNPGRKYENTRHNLGFLLIDRLVEKASVIINSRTDCEAQVTKVSLANQNCLLVKPQTFMNLSGKAVYCLVNKYKIETESKLLVIFDDVALP; translated from the coding sequence ATGCTTATAGTTGGACTTGGAAACCCAGGACGCAAGTATGAAAATACCCGCCATAACCTGGGTTTTCTTTTGATTGATAGATTAGTAGAAAAAGCTAGTGTGATTATTAATTCCCGAACAGATTGCGAAGCACAAGTCACAAAAGTATCACTAGCTAATCAAAATTGCTTACTAGTTAAACCTCAAACCTTTATGAATTTAAGTGGTAAAGCGGTTTACTGCTTAGTCAATAAATACAAAATAGAAACTGAGTCTAAACTATTAGTAATTTTTGATGATGTAGCTTTGCCATGA
- a CDS encoding 4-(cytidine 5'-diphospho)-2-C-methyl-D-erythritol kinase, with amino-acid sequence MIINARAYAKINWLLEVGSLREDGYHELSTLFQTIDLYDELRFSLSKDISLKIIDPNFSANLPIDNKNLVIKAADLLVNELDRKQGVSIQLKKTIPLGGGLGGGSADAAITLLALNQLWKANLSQEKLLSLAAKLGSDVPFFILGGTAWGKGRGIDITAQQDIDAPYLLLVNPRQEVATSRVYSEFDRLTNKDQMSTLATYFFTSAETLFAKIKNSLSPMAKAICPQIATIEIKLTELGAKAVLMSGSGATVWAVFPSALLLEQAFETLNKCEWLVIKSRTISRSEYQQSILKVSD; translated from the coding sequence ATGATTATTAATGCCCGTGCATATGCCAAAATTAATTGGTTATTAGAAGTAGGTAGCTTGCGTGAAGATGGCTATCATGAACTTTCTACGCTTTTTCAAACCATAGATCTTTATGATGAACTTAGATTTAGTTTATCTAAAGATATTTCATTAAAAATAATTGATCCAAATTTTTCTGCTAACTTACCTATAGATAATAAAAACTTGGTAATTAAAGCGGCTGATCTACTTGTAAATGAGTTAGATAGAAAACAAGGTGTTAGTATTCAATTAAAAAAGACTATTCCTCTAGGTGGTGGACTTGGTGGCGGTAGTGCTGATGCAGCAATAACGCTTTTAGCCTTAAATCAGCTTTGGAAGGCGAATTTAAGCCAAGAAAAGCTACTTTCTTTAGCTGCTAAGCTAGGTTCAGATGTACCCTTTTTTATTCTTGGTGGCACGGCCTGGGGGAAAGGGCGTGGAATAGATATAACGGCTCAACAAGACATTGATGCTCCTTATTTACTGTTAGTTAATCCCAGGCAAGAAGTTGCTACTTCCCGCGTATATTCTGAATTTGACCGCTTGACAAACAAAGATCAGATGAGTACACTTGCAACTTACTTTTTCACATCCGCTGAAACGTTATTTGCTAAAATTAAAAACTCACTTTCTCCAATGGCTAAAGCTATTTGTCCTCAAATAGCTACTATTGAAATAAAGCTAACAGAACTTGGAGCTAAAGCTGTTTTAATGTCTGGTAGTGGTGCTACTGTTTGGGCAGTTTTTCCATCAGCTTTACTTTTAGAACAAGCTTTTGAGACTTTAAATAAATGTGAGTGGTTGGTAATCAAATCCCGCACAATTTCGCGTAGTGAATACCAACAAAGTATACTTAAAGTAAGTGATTAG
- the rpsF gene encoding 30S ribosomal protein S6, which produces MRIYEVPFIVTPTATDDDVERLIAQFEQVVKDKGGKVTKVERMGRRRLAYSIRRKFREGIYVLLVVEGSGKEIAELQRRLRVNSDFVLRFIVVRIDEDLKRVEKIRAKRQARSLKRPQKNDHRGGGNQMMGTADDSDE; this is translated from the coding sequence TTGAGAATCTACGAAGTACCATTTATTGTTACGCCAACAGCAACAGATGATGATGTTGAGCGTTTAATTGCTCAATTTGAGCAAGTTGTTAAAGATAAAGGCGGTAAAGTTACCAAAGTTGAACGTATGGGACGGCGCCGTCTAGCCTATTCAATCCGTCGTAAATTCCGAGAAGGCATTTATGTCTTACTAGTAGTTGAAGGTAGCGGAAAAGAAATTGCTGAACTTCAACGCCGTTTAAGAGTTAATTCTGACTTTGTACTACGATTTATTGTAGTCAGAATTGATGAAGATCTAAAACGTGTTGAAAAAATCCGTGCCAAACGTCAAGCTCGTAGCTTAAAACGCCCACAAAAGAACGATCACCGTGGCGGTGGTAATCAAATGATGGGAACGGCTGATGATTCAGATGAATAA
- a CDS encoding 50S ribosomal protein L9 has protein sequence MEILLLEDMENLGARGEIVRVKAGYGRNYLLPRKFALAATPSNQKMIEQQRKSLLKREAAEKASASAKAEALKSLELVFERKVGEHGILYGSVTALDIAEEMTKKGYEVDKRRIVLKDPIKSEGQFEVTVKLHREVSTVVNVVVNKKDA, from the coding sequence ATGGAAATATTATTGCTAGAAGATATGGAAAACTTGGGCGCGCGCGGTGAAATTGTGCGTGTAAAAGCTGGCTATGGTCGTAACTATTTGTTACCTCGTAAGTTCGCCCTTGCTGCCACTCCTAGCAATCAAAAAATGATTGAACAACAACGAAAATCTTTACTTAAACGCGAAGCAGCAGAAAAAGCTTCTGCATCTGCTAAAGCTGAAGCATTAAAATCTTTAGAATTAGTCTTTGAGCGTAAAGTAGGCGAACATGGCATTCTTTATGGTTCAGTTACTGCGCTTGATATTGCTGAAGAAATGACCAAAAAAGGCTATGAAGTTGATAAACGTCGCATTGTCTTAAAGGATCCTATTAAGAGTGAAGGTCAATTTGAAGTAACTGTGAAATTACATCGTGAAGTTTCTACTGTAGTAAATGTGGTAGTAAACAAAAAAGATGCTTAA
- a CDS encoding 50S ribosomal protein L25 — MISDITVEASLRNNTGSAESRRLRRVGLMPATIYGDKKDPLSVIVNAKEITRILRSESGHNTIFNLQTPGHDATTVRIKDWQIHPISGKLMHADFYRISLTEKQNVNVPVELVGEAAGTKIGGGILEHNLRELSVECLAADIPEHISVDVSNLQLGEHISVKDISVPEGLRVLNNPDQVVASVLAPREETVSEPLAEPEVIKKGKEEK; from the coding sequence ATGATTTCAGATATTACTGTTGAAGCTTCTCTTAGAAACAATACTGGTTCAGCAGAATCACGCCGATTGCGCCGCGTCGGTTTAATGCCTGCTACAATATATGGTGATAAAAAAGATCCTCTTTCTGTAATAGTAAATGCTAAAGAAATAACCAGAATTTTACGTTCAGAATCAGGCCATAACACTATTTTTAATCTTCAAACTCCTGGACACGATGCAACTACTGTAAGAATCAAAGATTGGCAAATACACCCGATTTCTGGCAAGCTTATGCACGCTGATTTTTATCGTATTTCTTTAACAGAAAAACAAAATGTAAATGTTCCTGTTGAATTGGTTGGCGAAGCTGCTGGTACAAAAATAGGTGGTGGTATTTTAGAGCATAATCTTAGAGAATTATCTGTAGAGTGTCTTGCAGCAGATATTCCTGAGCATATTAGTGTTGATGTTAGCAATCTTCAATTAGGCGAACATATATCAGTTAAAGATATTAGCGTTCCAGAAGGCTTGCGTGTACTTAACAATCCAGATCAAGTTGTAGCTTCAGTACTTGCACCACGTGAAGAAACTGTTTCTGAACCTTTAGCTGAGCCAGAAGTAATTAAGAAAGGTAAAGAAGAAAAATAA